A window of the Cucurbita pepo subsp. pepo cultivar mu-cu-16 chromosome LG01, ASM280686v2, whole genome shotgun sequence genome harbors these coding sequences:
- the LOC111799598 gene encoding aspartic proteinase CDR1-like, translated as MALSIFLLLALLSIAESIAGKGGGLKLELIRRRLSPDNVSPMAAQSQIWPEASQFIIKIAVGTPPTEVHAIFDTGSDLFWTQCLPCANCYRQTNPIYDPSKSSTFQTLSCESPQCHLTGSGATCSGTDMCKYNYGYGSGLTQGELATEQMAVTSSSGATTPFPEVVFGCGHNNTGTFNANEMGLIGFGRGAISFISQIGPSVGGRKFSLCLMPTNTDPTISSSISIGSGSEVKGPGVITTQLVQISDPTYYSLTLTGISVGKTLVPYSMSGPPAKGNAVLDTGTPPTLLPKELYERLTAEVRRQIPSEPIGDTLCYKDNLGDLVMTLHFDGDVDLPLSTVQTFNQMPDGSFCFAAMGVDDDSALIGNSMMANFLVGYDIDNMMVSFKPTDCTKIG; from the exons aTGGCGCTTTCTATATTTCTCCTTCTCGCACTACTTTCCATCGCCGAGTCCATTGCCGGCAAAGGCGGTGGTCTCAAGCTGGAACTCATCCGCCGCCGTCTCTCACCCGACAACGTTTCACCGATGGCAGCCCAATCACAAATTTGGCCTGAAGCCAGccaatttataataaaaatcgcCGTCGGAACGCCGCCGACAGAGGTGCATGCAATCTTCGACACTGGTAGCGATTTATTTTGGACTCAGTGTCTTCCATGTGCGAACTGTTACCGACAAACGAATCCGATATATGACCCTTCGAAATCGTCAACCTTTCAAACCCTTTCTTGCGAGTCGCCGCAGTGCCATTTGACGGGGTCCGGTGCGACGTGCTCCGGCACCGACATGTGTAAGTATAACTATGGGTATGGAAGCGGATTGACGCAGGGAGAATTGGCGACTGAACAAATGGCTGTTACTTCGAGTTCTGGAGCAACAACGCCGTTTCCAGAGGTGGTGTTTGGTTGCGGACATAATAATACTGGAACGTTTAATGCAAATGAAATGGGATTGATTGGATTTGGAAGAGGAGCGATTTCCTTCATTTCTCAg ATAGGTCCATCGGTTGGCGGTAGAAAGTTCTCCCTTTGTTTGATGCCAACCAACACCGACCCGACAATCTCAAGCAGCATCTCTATCGGGTCGGGTTCTGAAGTTAAAGGACCCGGAGTCATCACAACCCAACTCGTTCAAATATCCGACCCGACATATTACTCTCTCACCCTCACGGGAATCTCTGTCGGAAAAACCCTCGTTCCGTACAGTATGTCAGGACCTCCGGCCAAGGGGAATGCGGTTCTCGATACCGGCACGCCCCCGACTCTCCTCCCCAAAGAATTGTATGAACGATTGACTGCCGAAGTTCGGCGGCAGATCCCATCGGAGCCCATTGGTGATACTCTTTGCTACAAAGATAATTTGGGGGATTTGGTGATGACTTTGCACTTTGACGGCGACGTGGATCTGCCATTAAGTACAGTTCAGACGTTCAATCAGATGCCGGATGGGTCATTTTGCTTCGCCGCGATGGGCGTTGACGACGACAGTGCACTCATCGGTAACAGTATGATGGCGAATTTTTTAGTTGGGTATGATATTGACAATATGATGGTATCGTTCAAGCCCACTGATTGCACCAAAATTGGTTGA